The Candidatus Omnitrophota bacterium DNA window TCTTCTATCGAGCAGGCGTGTATATATTTGTCCAGCATCCTTCGCACGCTTCTATCCGTAAGCCTGCCGCCGCGGTTATTTAAAAATATCGTGTCTTTATCCTTGTCCTTTTTGCTCTTCTTATCATTATATCTTCTTATAGAACCCAGCGCTTCGTCGCCGATAGGCACCACTCTCTCTTTTGAGCCCTTGCCGAATACTTTTATTACACCGCTTATAAAATCTACGTCGCCCGAATCAAGGCCCACCAGCTCGCTTACTCGTATGCCCGTTGAATATAATGTCTCCAAAATGGCTCTGTCTCTTAAGCCGGGCAATGTGCTCGTATCAGGCTTGAGAATAACTTTTGTAATCTTGTCTACATCGAGAAACTTAGGAAGTTTTTTATCTAATTTCGGAGAGCTTATAGACGTTATAGGATTTGATTTTATATATCCTTCCCTGTAGAGAAACCTGAAAAGACTGCGTAAGCTGGCAAGTTTGCGGGCGATAGTTCTCTTGGCGTAATTTTTGGCCCGCATCTCTGCCAAAAATCTTCTTAACGCGAGGTGGTCTGTCTGGGCGATGTCCTTATCGGCCAAAAAATCGGCAAACGAGTCAAGGTCTATCGTGTAATTCTTTATTGTATGTTCGGATGCATTCTTCTCGACTTTTAAATAATTTATAAATTTGTCGATAAACCTTTGCATCAGACCTCTTCTACCGCTTCTTCTTTTGTCTCTTCCTTGCCGGGCAGCTTCCTTGCCGTATACCTGCAGGTAGGAAATTTTGTGCAGCCGTAGAATATACCCCGCGTTGAGCGCCTCTCAACAAGTTCCCCTTCGCAACCGGGCGAAGGACATTTTACGCCGCTGGTTATCGACCTGGCGTGCTTGCATCTTGGATAGTCCGAACAGCTTAAAAACTTTCCGCGGCGGCCCCACTTTATTACCATAGGCTTGCCGCAGAGAGTGCATACTTCATTGGTCGGAATAACCTCTTTCTTCACATCCTGCATCGCCACCTTGGCCTTATCCACGGTATGCATGAACGGAGAGTAGAAACTCTTTAAAAGTATCTTCCAGTCAATTTCGCCTTCCTCTATACCGTCAAGCTCGTCTTCCATCTTCGCGGTAAACTCCACATCGAGAACTTTTGGGAAATGCTCCATTAAAAGCCTCGTAACTATGGTTCCGAGTTCTGTCGGTTTTAGATAACCCGATTCGCGCCTTACATAATCGCGCATTACTATCGTCTGCATTGTCGGCGCGTATGTGGACGGCCTGCCGATACCCAGCTCTTCAAGGGCCTTTACCAAAGAACCGTCCGAATATCTTGGCGGCGGTTTGGTAAAATGCTGGCTTGGTATAAGCTCCAATAGATCAAGCGGTTCATCTACGGAAAGAAGAGGCATCTTGCCTTCAATCTTTTTTTCCTCTTCCTTTTCCGCGTCGATATCGTAAAGGACCATATATCCGTCAAAGGCAACCTTCGTAGTAGTCGTCCTGAATAGATATTCCCCTGCTTTTATATCCGCGGATGTCTGGGCGAGAATAGCCTCTGTCATCTGGCTTGAAATAAACCGGTTCCATATCAATGTGTATAATTTTAGCTGATCAGGCGTCAGATAATCTTTGATATCATTCGGCTCTCTTAGGGGGAGTGTCGGCCGTGTCGCTTCATGCGCCTCCT harbors:
- the xerC gene encoding tyrosine recombinase XerC yields the protein MQRFIDKFINYLKVEKNASEHTIKNYTIDLDSFADFLADKDIAQTDHLALRRFLAEMRAKNYAKRTIARKLASLRSLFRFLYREGYIKSNPITSISSPKLDKKLPKFLDVDKITKVILKPDTSTLPGLRDRAILETLYSTGIRVSELVGLDSGDVDFISGVIKVFGKGSKERVVPIGDEALGSIRRYNDKKSKKDKDKDTIFLNNRGGRLTDRSVRRMLDKYIHACSIEEKISPHSFRHSFATHLLDRGADLRSVQELLGHMNLSTTQIYTHVTMDRLKTVYDKAHPRA